From Dermochelys coriacea isolate rDerCor1 chromosome 23, rDerCor1.pri.v4, whole genome shotgun sequence, one genomic window encodes:
- the ISOC2 gene encoding isochorismatase domain-containing protein 2 isoform X2, with amino-acid sequence MALARLGKVFPKTSILFLCDMQEKFRPNIAHFPQIVAVAARMLQSTALDALERGLDVHVVADACSSRSQVDRLAALSRLRQSGAFITTSEGLILQLVRDAADPRFRQIQKFIKDPAPDSGLLSLFPGQSPGFS; translated from the exons ATGGCGCTGGCCCGGCTCGGGAAGGTGTTTCCCAAAACCAGCATCCTTTTCCTGTGCGACATGCAGGAGAAGTTCCGGCCCAACATCGCCCACTTCCCCCAGATCGTGGCCGTGGCAGCCCGCATGTTGCAG agtACAGCGCTCGATGCCCTGGAGCGGGGACTGGATGTTCACGTGGTGGCCGATGCGTGCTCCTCCAGAAG CCAAGTGGACCGGCTGGCGGCCCTGTCCCGCCTGCGACAGAGCGGTGCCTTCATCACCACCAGCGAGGGGCTGATCCTGCAGCTGGTCAGAGACGCTGCCGACCCCCGCTTCCGACAG ATCCAGAAGTTCATTAAGGACCCGGCCCCGGACAGCGGCCTCCTCTCCCTGTTCCCGGGACAGAGCCCTGGCTTCAGCTAA
- the ISOC2 gene encoding isochorismatase domain-containing protein 2 isoform X1, producing the protein MALARLGKVFPKTSILFLCDMQEKFRPNIAHFPQIVAVAARMLQVAQLLEIPVVVTEQYPQGLGPTVSELGAEGLRKFSKTCFSMLVPEVEQELGALPHLRSVLLCGIETQACIMSTALDALERGLDVHVVADACSSRSQVDRLAALSRLRQSGAFITTSEGLILQLVRDAADPRFRQIQKFIKDPAPDSGLLSLFPGQSPGFS; encoded by the exons ATGGCGCTGGCCCGGCTCGGGAAGGTGTTTCCCAAAACCAGCATCCTTTTCCTGTGCGACATGCAGGAGAAGTTCCGGCCCAACATCGCCCACTTCCCCCAGATCGTGGCCGTGGCAGCCCGCATGTTGCAG gtgGCGCAGCTGCTGGAGATCCCAGTGGTGGTGACGGAGCAGTATCCCCAGGGGCTGGGCCCCACGGTATCTGAGCTGGGGGCTGAGGGGCTGAGGAAGTTCTCCAAGACCTGCTTCAGCATGCTGGTCCCGGAggtggagcaggagctgggggcacTGCCCCACCTGCGCTCTGTGCTCCTGTGCGGCATTGAGACCCAGGCCTGCATCATG agtACAGCGCTCGATGCCCTGGAGCGGGGACTGGATGTTCACGTGGTGGCCGATGCGTGCTCCTCCAGAAG CCAAGTGGACCGGCTGGCGGCCCTGTCCCGCCTGCGACAGAGCGGTGCCTTCATCACCACCAGCGAGGGGCTGATCCTGCAGCTGGTCAGAGACGCTGCCGACCCCCGCTTCCGACAG ATCCAGAAGTTCATTAAGGACCCGGCCCCGGACAGCGGCCTCCTCTCCCTGTTCCCGGGACAGAGCCCTGGCTTCAGCTAA